The Caldisericum sp. genomic sequence ATCAACAACGCTTCTTGAATTTCTTGCAAAAAATGCCGATAGGCTTGGTATTGTTGCACTTCAACTTGAAGATGAGATTGCTGCAATAAACCTTGCAATTGGAAGTGCCTATGCAGGCGTGCCGTCAATGGTTGGAACATCTGGCGCTGGGCTTGACCTTATGGGAGAAACGATAAGCCTTGCAGGTGCAACAGAAACACCAATTGTTATCCTTGATGTGATGAGGGTGGGTCCTTCAACTGGCGCACCAACCTATACAGAGCAAAGTGATTTGAACCTTGCCTTGAATATAGGGCATGGTGAGTTTCCTCGCATTGTGCTTGCACCTGGCGATGTTGAGGAAGCATTTGAAGTTAGTGCGAAAGCGTTACAATTTGCATGGTGGTATCAAACGCCAGTTATAATCCTTTCAGATAAGCACATTTCAGAAAGTGCAAGAACAACAGACCTGCCGTTTTCAAATAATTATCCAATGATGGTAAAAACTTATGACAAAGAACTCGATGGAACATATCACAGATATAAGATTACGCCTGATGGGATTTCCCCTTATGCTCCACCTTCAACGCCTGATGTAGTTGTGCATGTAAATTCAACTGAGCATACAGAAGAGGGTTATTCCTCAAGCCTTCCTGAAACACTAACAAAAATGAAAGAGAAGCGCCTCAGAAAAATGAAAACAATTGAAGACGACTTCAAACTTATGCGCTTTATAAATGTATTTGGAGAAGGCTCGGTTGCAGTTGTTTCATTTGGGTCGCCTAAGGGTGCGATACTTGAAGCAATAGAGAACCTGGGGATTAAATTTGTCCAGGTTGTTTCCCTTGAGCCTTTCCCAACAGATGCAGTATTAGAGGAACTTAAAGGCGTAAATAAGATAATCTCAGTTGAGCAAAATTCCTTTGGGCAGT encodes the following:
- a CDS encoding 2-oxoacid:acceptor oxidoreductase subunit alpha, with protein sequence MDFSIFIGGQAGEGIKRGSMLIGKVFNRYGYHVFIMNDYGSLIRGGTDYTEIRVSSKEIHTSYNRFDYMFAFHMDVFEKYKGMAKENCFTLTSNDFPYDDIIKEAQAEPFMKPSIVLGVLSYILHIPENFVEDVIEDDLKKNAPQNIELFRVGYKLAEEKGFKLIHLLKGDKTPKPLLYGNDAIGLGAVRAGLKVYAAYPITPSTTLLEFLAKNADRLGIVALQLEDEIAAINLAIGSAYAGVPSMVGTSGAGLDLMGETISLAGATETPIVILDVMRVGPSTGAPTYTEQSDLNLALNIGHGEFPRIVLAPGDVEEAFEVSAKALQFAWWYQTPVIILSDKHISESARTTDLPFSNNYPMMVKTYDKELDGTYHRYKITPDGISPYAPPSTPDVVVHVNSTEHTEEGYSSSLPETLTKMKEKRLRKMKTIEDDFKLMRFINVFGEGSVAVVSFGSPKGAILEAIENLGIKFVQVVSLEPFPTDAVLEELKGVNKIISVEQNSFGQFADLFERKTGLKIDKRILKYDGRPFSPWALRSMFEEVLK